One region of Acidobacteriota bacterium genomic DNA includes:
- a CDS encoding ABC transporter ATP-binding protein, with product MNDNGRSLIKLENIRKVFYTDEVETHALAGIHLEIRPGDYLSIAGPSGCGKSTLLSLLGLLDSPTEGTYLLDGHAVSDLGARERARIRNREIGFIFQAFNLIGDLTILENVELPLTYRGMPAAERRKRALEALERVELAHRVKHYPSQLSGGQQQRAAVARALAGKPQILLADEPTGNLDSKNGEVVMNLLHQLNAEGTTICMVTHDPRYTAASGRVIHLFDGRIVEETRGGH from the coding sequence ATGAACGACAACGGCAGATCCCTGATCAAGCTCGAGAACATCCGCAAGGTCTTCTACACCGACGAGGTGGAGACCCACGCCCTGGCGGGGATCCACCTGGAAATCCGCCCGGGGGACTACCTCTCCATCGCGGGCCCCTCCGGCTGCGGGAAGTCCACCCTGCTGTCCCTCCTGGGACTCCTCGATTCCCCCACGGAGGGGACCTACCTCCTCGACGGCCACGCGGTGTCCGACCTGGGCGCCCGGGAGCGGGCCCGTATCCGAAACCGGGAGATCGGCTTCATCTTCCAGGCTTTCAACCTCATCGGCGACCTCACCATCCTCGAGAATGTGGAGCTTCCCCTCACCTACCGGGGGATGCCGGCGGCGGAGCGCCGGAAACGCGCCCTGGAGGCCCTGGAACGGGTCGAACTGGCCCACCGGGTGAAGCACTACCCCTCCCAGCTCTCGGGCGGGCAGCAGCAGCGCGCCGCCGTGGCGAGGGCGCTGGCGGGCAAGCCCCAGATCCTGCTGGCGGACGAGCCCACCGGGAACCTGGACTCCAAGAACGGCGAGGTGGTGATGAACCTGCTGCACCAGCTCAACGCGGAAGGGACCACCATCTGCATGGTGACCCACGACCCCCGTTATACCGCCGCCTCTGGCCGGGTCATCCACCTGTTCGACGGCCGGATCGTGGAGGAGACACGAGGGGGGCACTGA
- a CDS encoding efflux RND transporter periplasmic adaptor subunit, whose product MDIQHRPAKAKKRIRQIAVFLLVGGAVAAGAWFVLRMKPAVPSVERASVWIDTVQRGRMLRQVRGVGTLVTEEVALVPALTSGRVVRILVKPGARVSADTEILVLSNPELEETVVDARMQLKASLAELNNLQVQLESQRLTQQAVEASALSDFSQAKLQADVNSELSRDGLISDVELKRSRLRAEELNTRHAIEVKRLAIGADAMKAQLEVQRARVEQVRAQCRIREEQLAALRVRAGIDGVIQEVPVEVGQQVVAGANLARVANPGRLKAEIKVRETEARDVAVGQPATVDTRNGVIPGRVARIDPAVRNGTVTLDIALEGELPKGARPDLSVDGTVEIVRLDDVVYVGRPAYAQENGTASVFRLEGDGTVAVRVPVTFGRTSVNTIEVVRGLNPGDRVILSDTARLGDADRIQLK is encoded by the coding sequence ATGGACATTCAACATCGACCGGCAAAGGCGAAGAAGCGGATTCGGCAGATCGCCGTTTTCCTCCTGGTGGGAGGCGCCGTGGCCGCGGGGGCGTGGTTCGTGCTGCGGATGAAACCCGCGGTTCCCTCGGTGGAAAGGGCGTCCGTCTGGATCGACACCGTCCAGCGCGGGCGGATGCTGCGGCAGGTCCGCGGCGTGGGCACCCTGGTCACCGAGGAAGTCGCCCTGGTCCCGGCCCTGACGTCCGGGCGGGTGGTGCGGATCCTGGTGAAACCGGGGGCGCGGGTGAGCGCCGACACCGAGATCCTGGTCCTGAGCAACCCCGAACTCGAGGAGACCGTCGTGGACGCCCGGATGCAGCTCAAAGCCTCCCTGGCGGAACTCAACAACCTGCAGGTCCAGCTGGAGAGCCAGCGGTTGACCCAGCAGGCGGTGGAGGCCAGCGCCCTGTCCGACTTCAGCCAGGCCAAGCTGCAGGCCGACGTGAATTCCGAGCTTTCCCGGGACGGTCTCATCTCCGACGTCGAGCTCAAGCGCTCCCGCCTCCGGGCCGAGGAACTCAACACCCGCCACGCCATCGAGGTCAAGCGGCTGGCCATCGGCGCCGACGCCATGAAGGCCCAGCTGGAGGTCCAGCGCGCCCGGGTTGAACAGGTCCGCGCCCAGTGCCGGATCCGGGAGGAGCAACTGGCCGCGTTGCGGGTGCGGGCCGGCATCGACGGCGTGATCCAGGAGGTCCCCGTGGAAGTCGGCCAGCAGGTAGTCGCCGGCGCCAATTTGGCCCGGGTGGCCAACCCCGGCCGGCTCAAGGCCGAGATCAAGGTCCGGGAAACCGAGGCCCGCGACGTGGCCGTGGGCCAGCCCGCCACGGTGGACACCCGCAACGGCGTCATCCCCGGGCGCGTGGCCCGGATCGACCCCGCCGTCCGCAACGGCACGGTGACCCTCGACATCGCCCTCGAGGGTGAACTGCCCAAGGGTGCGCGCCCCGACCTCAGCGTGGACGGGACCGTGGAGATCGTCCGCCTCGACGACGTGGTGTACGTCGGCCGACCCGCCTACGCCCAGGAGAACGGCACGGCGAGCGTCTTCCGCCTCGAGGGGGACGGCACGGTTGCCGTCCGGGTTCCCGTCACCTTCGGCCGCACCTCCGTCAACACCATCGAGGTGGTTCGCGGCCTCAACCCCGGCGACCGGGTGATCCTCTCCGACACGGCCCGCCTGGGCGACGCGGACCGGATACAGCTGAAGTAG
- a CDS encoding SUMF1/EgtB/PvdO family nonheme iron enzyme — MPQVGDMIREYQLEAFVGKGGMATVWKARQTLLDQVRAMKVMSEVLAADEGFGQRFRAEAQNMARLDHPNVLSIHEFFVERGLHCIVMPFIDGESLEAHLRRGGPMAAPDVARYALPVLNALDFAHERGLVHRDVKPSNILLDRAGKPLLADFGIALMLGEERRTRTGASIGTPHYMSPEQIFRPRLVDRRSDVYAFGCVIYEMLAGRPPFIQEEGESTETVMLKHETRPVEPPGRWNPGILPGVEAVVLRALAKKPDERFPTCAEFARALAREARPASRHNGATIVKPSSALAATVVTPPRLPTPPPVAPAGPPPWPSPSMTPPPPTVPPPPMTPPPLQGTAMGAQVPSPPEVSPTIRDPRAAPALHPGVPAAMKRASPVPLVGAGPPETTLSTRAAPPVRRGRVKALAWSAAALAIVLGIVFFFVFRPGGQAGAPAAPEASPATGTAVPAAGPSVADATLFPEAGRPFRNSLGMVFVWVGPGAFKMGSEEDPNEGPPHAVRLTKPYFLQTTEVTVDQFRQFALAAGYRSEAEVSGTGFASNGKDWVPTAGVSWQSPGFPQSGQDPVVCITWNDARAFCEWLSRKEGRVYRLPTEAEWEYACRTGAPTRWPFAGDESQLPSHAWYTANAQGRTHPVGSLKPNAWGLHDMLGNVWEWCGDFYTDVYPSDQAATDPAGPATGDRRAIRGGGWADGPSDLRPATRWGLPPTDPDNDTGFRVVLVP, encoded by the coding sequence ATGCCCCAGGTCGGCGACATGATCCGGGAGTACCAGCTGGAGGCCTTCGTCGGAAAGGGCGGGATGGCCACGGTCTGGAAGGCCCGCCAGACGCTGCTGGACCAGGTCCGGGCCATGAAGGTCATGTCCGAGGTCCTGGCGGCGGACGAGGGCTTCGGGCAGCGGTTCCGGGCCGAAGCCCAGAACATGGCCCGGCTCGATCACCCCAACGTCCTGTCCATCCACGAGTTTTTCGTCGAGCGGGGGCTGCACTGCATCGTCATGCCGTTCATCGACGGGGAGTCCCTGGAGGCGCACCTCCGCCGGGGCGGCCCCATGGCGGCGCCGGACGTGGCGCGGTACGCCCTGCCCGTCCTCAACGCCCTGGATTTCGCCCACGAGCGGGGGCTCGTCCACCGGGACGTCAAGCCGTCCAACATCCTGCTGGACCGGGCGGGGAAACCCCTGCTCGCCGACTTCGGGATCGCCCTCATGCTGGGCGAGGAGCGCCGGACCCGGACGGGGGCGTCCATCGGGACGCCCCACTACATGAGCCCCGAGCAGATCTTCCGCCCTCGTCTCGTGGACCGGCGCTCGGACGTCTACGCTTTCGGGTGCGTGATCTACGAGATGCTGGCGGGGCGTCCGCCCTTCATCCAGGAGGAGGGGGAGTCCACCGAAACGGTGATGCTCAAGCACGAGACCCGGCCGGTGGAACCGCCCGGGCGGTGGAACCCCGGCATCCTGCCGGGCGTCGAGGCCGTGGTGCTCCGGGCCCTCGCCAAGAAACCCGACGAGCGCTTCCCCACCTGCGCGGAGTTCGCCCGGGCCCTGGCCCGCGAGGCCCGGCCCGCTTCACGTCACAACGGGGCCACCATCGTGAAGCCCTCCTCCGCCTTGGCGGCCACCGTCGTCACGCCGCCCCGTCTGCCGACCCCGCCGCCGGTCGCACCGGCCGGCCCGCCGCCTTGGCCGTCGCCGTCAATGACACCCCCGCCGCCGACCGTCCCGCCGCCGCCGATGACCCCCCCGCCGCTGCAGGGAACGGCGATGGGGGCCCAGGTCCCGAGCCCGCCGGAGGTGAGCCCCACGATCCGCGACCCTCGTGCCGCCCCCGCCCTTCACCCCGGCGTGCCGGCGGCGATGAAGCGGGCCTCCCCGGTCCCCCTGGTCGGCGCAGGTCCCCCGGAGACCACCCTTTCGACCCGGGCCGCGCCCCCCGTCCGCCGCGGCCGGGTCAAAGCCCTGGCCTGGTCGGCGGCGGCTCTGGCGATTGTCCTGGGCATAGTCTTCTTCTTCGTGTTCAGGCCCGGCGGACAGGCCGGCGCCCCCGCTGCGCCCGAGGCTTCGCCCGCCACGGGGACCGCCGTTCCCGCCGCCGGCCCGTCCGTCGCCGACGCGACCCTCTTCCCGGAAGCGGGCAGGCCGTTCCGCAACTCCCTGGGGATGGTCTTCGTCTGGGTCGGGCCCGGCGCCTTCAAGATGGGGTCGGAGGAGGACCCCAACGAGGGCCCCCCCCACGCGGTCCGCCTCACGAAACCCTACTTCCTCCAGACCACGGAGGTCACCGTGGACCAGTTCCGCCAGTTCGCCCTGGCGGCCGGGTACCGCTCCGAGGCGGAAGTGAGCGGGACGGGTTTCGCCAGCAACGGCAAGGACTGGGTCCCCACCGCCGGGGTGTCCTGGCAGAGCCCCGGCTTTCCCCAGAGCGGACAGGACCCGGTGGTCTGCATCACCTGGAACGACGCGCGGGCCTTCTGCGAGTGGCTGTCGCGGAAAGAGGGCCGGGTCTACCGGCTCCCCACGGAGGCGGAGTGGGAATACGCCTGCCGGACGGGCGCCCCGACCCGCTGGCCCTTCGCGGGGGACGAGTCCCAGCTCCCGTCCCACGCCTGGTACACCGCCAACGCCCAGGGCCGGACCCACCCCGTGGGGTCCCTCAAGCCCAATGCCTGGGGTCTTCACGACATGCTGGGGAACGTCTGGGAGTGGTGCGGGGACTTCTACACCGACGTCTACCCGTCCGACCAGGCGGCGACGGACCCCGCGGGCCCCGCGACCGGCGACCGGCGGGCGATCCGGGGCGGCGGCTGGGCCGACGGCCCTTCGGACCTCCGGCCCGCCACCCGGTGGGGGTTGCCCCCCACCGACCCCGACAACGACACGGGCTTCCGCGTGGTGCTCGTGCCGTGA
- a CDS encoding PAS domain S-box protein, whose translation MSQPNENGYPTVPGRRPGSRRGRIPGCPEPSGPARFALPALFTLVGALLWAPLIHARGKDLLFNHLSLEEGLSQVSVTCIIQDRKGFMWFATEGGLNRYDGYRFVNYRHRPADPGSLADNAVHALLEDRRGNLWAAAGTRGLDRLDPESGAFDHFLPDPPNPNSLSDGQVTALLEGGAASSPFLWIGTLKGGMQRLEVNRRRFTTYRHLPDDPGSLGHDTVNGILEQPGSGGNVLWVATAGGLDRFDVRLNRFTHFRAGPGGLSHDHVKAIAFTDPLTLWAGTLGGGLNRLDLRTGAVTVFRKVEQDPASLSDDFVNVLLRDSAGRLWVGTDKGLNLRVEDPPGFVRFLHNPFFSAGLNDSMIVSLCEDRSQVLWVGTWSGGINKADNKAPMFTAVLQRPGEANSLIHNTVRDIVQDRRGALWIGTTEGLDRYDRATGVFTHFLRDPARPDSLSFNYVLDLYEDGQGTLWVGTMRGLNRYDDRTGVFRRHFHDPANPASLSSDEIQRVIDDPVEPDRYLWVGTRDRGLNRFDKATGACVRYLHDPGNPLSMGNDKVYALLPAGGGKLWVGTWEGLDRFDPGTGVFEHFPSDPGNPASLSNGRVTCIERDPSGHADVLWVGTWGGGLNRFDVKARTFRSYSENTGFPSDLVSGVLADGDGKLWVSSPRGVARFDPATGEARAYTVPVGEKNNAYNGGAFFRGADGEMFFGGLWGMTSFFPRNVRDNPHVPPVVLTSFRVFNREAALPRPLSETREIVLSHADKYLAFEFAGLEYTAPGRNRYKFRLEGFDADWVQTDAGHRTATYTNLDPGEYTFRVIACNNDGVWNPEGVSVRVVVVPPFWRTTGFRVLTAAVLVLAVFGLYRLRVRHIRRRARELEETNRVLNREVLERQRAEAQVRKSEQRLLTFLETAQEGFIEVDEQEIVLDVNPELCRIMGRPREELLGRSFFDFIRQEDLESFQEEVGRRAKGKTGSYALTLIKPDTTPVHCLVNASPLFDPDGRRRGSFALVTNITEMKQAEAQLRQAQKMETIGTLAGGLAHDFNNVLGGISGTLSVIKFKYRGKSSIGVQELEPHLRVMEEASARAADMVKRLLTLSRQQELAFESVDLGVSVSNVITLCENTFDKSIGIRWSPPAEAARVRADATQVEQVLLNLCVNASHAMTLMRPETDPPGGTLTVSLRKILSDKIFCYTHPEAGELKAFWVVSISDTGVGMSSKIIAKMFDPFFTTKQKGVGTGLGLSTVYSIVQQHGGFIDVYSEPGIGSTFNVYFPVPAGEKAGGAGAGEEEPLPRGTGTILVVDDEKAIRDAAKAFLEYCGYTVLLAGDGLEAVDVFRARHAEIRVVLLDVVMPRMSGREAFLELRKIRPDVRVIVASGFQIDGRVRSLLDLGAQDTIHKPFALNELAHKIAALAPDFTAE comes from the coding sequence ATGTCTCAACCGAACGAGAACGGGTATCCCACGGTTCCGGGGCGCCGCCCGGGAAGCCGGCGCGGGCGAATCCCCGGCTGCCCGGAGCCGTCCGGGCCCGCCCGCTTCGCCCTTCCCGCTCTTTTCACCCTGGTGGGGGCCCTCCTGTGGGCGCCCTTGATCCACGCCCGCGGCAAGGACCTGCTGTTTAACCACCTCTCCCTGGAGGAGGGGCTCTCCCAGGTCTCGGTCACCTGCATCATCCAGGACCGGAAGGGGTTCATGTGGTTCGCCACCGAGGGCGGCCTGAACCGCTACGACGGCTACCGTTTCGTCAACTACCGGCACCGGCCCGCCGACCCGGGCTCGCTGGCCGACAACGCCGTCCACGCCCTGCTGGAGGATCGCCGGGGGAACCTCTGGGCCGCCGCGGGGACCCGGGGCCTGGATCGGCTCGACCCGGAGTCGGGGGCCTTCGACCATTTCCTGCCCGACCCCCCCAACCCCAACAGCCTGAGCGACGGGCAGGTCACCGCGCTCCTCGAGGGGGGCGCCGCCTCCTCCCCCTTCCTCTGGATCGGGACCCTCAAGGGGGGGATGCAGCGGCTGGAGGTCAACCGGCGTCGGTTCACCACCTACCGCCACCTCCCGGACGACCCCGGGAGCCTCGGCCACGACACGGTCAACGGCATCCTCGAGCAGCCGGGGAGCGGCGGCAACGTCCTGTGGGTCGCCACCGCCGGCGGCCTGGACCGCTTCGACGTCCGGCTCAACCGCTTCACCCACTTCCGGGCCGGCCCGGGGGGGCTGAGCCACGATCACGTGAAGGCCATCGCGTTCACCGACCCTTTGACCCTCTGGGCGGGAACGCTCGGGGGCGGTCTCAACCGGCTCGACCTCCGGACCGGTGCGGTGACGGTGTTCCGGAAGGTGGAGCAGGACCCCGCGAGCCTCAGCGACGACTTCGTCAACGTCCTGCTCCGCGACTCCGCCGGCCGGCTCTGGGTCGGCACCGACAAGGGGCTCAACCTCCGGGTGGAGGACCCGCCGGGCTTCGTCCGCTTCCTCCACAACCCCTTCTTCTCCGCCGGGCTCAACGACAGCATGATCGTCTCCCTCTGCGAGGACCGTTCCCAGGTCCTCTGGGTGGGGACGTGGAGCGGCGGCATCAACAAGGCCGACAACAAGGCCCCGATGTTCACGGCCGTGCTCCAGCGGCCGGGTGAAGCGAATTCGCTGATCCACAACACCGTGAGGGACATCGTGCAGGACCGCCGGGGCGCCCTCTGGATCGGGACCACCGAGGGCCTGGACCGGTACGACCGGGCGACGGGCGTCTTCACCCACTTTCTCCGGGACCCTGCCCGTCCGGACAGCCTCAGTTTCAACTACGTCCTCGACCTCTACGAGGACGGCCAGGGGACGCTCTGGGTCGGGACCATGCGGGGCCTCAACCGCTACGACGACCGCACGGGGGTGTTCCGGCGCCATTTCCACGACCCCGCGAACCCCGCGAGTCTCAGCTCCGACGAGATCCAACGGGTGATCGACGACCCGGTCGAGCCCGACCGGTACCTCTGGGTCGGGACCCGGGACCGCGGGCTGAACCGCTTCGACAAGGCGACCGGGGCGTGCGTCCGCTACCTGCACGACCCGGGCAACCCCCTGAGCATGGGGAACGACAAGGTGTACGCTCTTCTTCCCGCGGGCGGCGGGAAGCTGTGGGTGGGGACCTGGGAGGGGCTCGACCGCTTCGATCCCGGCACGGGCGTCTTCGAGCACTTCCCCAGCGACCCGGGCAACCCCGCATCCCTGAGCAACGGGCGGGTGACCTGCATCGAGCGCGACCCCTCCGGGCACGCCGACGTCCTGTGGGTCGGGACCTGGGGCGGCGGCCTGAACCGGTTCGACGTGAAGGCCCGCACCTTCCGGAGCTACTCGGAGAACACGGGGTTCCCGTCCGACCTGGTGTCCGGCGTCCTGGCGGACGGCGACGGCAAGCTCTGGGTCAGTTCCCCCCGGGGCGTGGCCCGGTTCGACCCCGCCACCGGGGAGGCCCGGGCCTACACGGTCCCCGTGGGGGAGAAAAACAACGCCTACAACGGGGGGGCTTTCTTCCGGGGCGCGGACGGGGAGATGTTCTTCGGCGGGCTGTGGGGAATGACGAGTTTCTTCCCCCGGAACGTCCGGGACAACCCCCACGTGCCGCCGGTGGTCCTGACCTCGTTCCGGGTGTTCAACCGGGAAGCCGCGCTTCCCCGGCCGCTTTCGGAGACCCGGGAGATCGTCCTCTCCCACGCCGACAAGTACCTCGCCTTCGAATTCGCGGGCCTGGAGTACACCGCACCGGGCCGGAATCGGTACAAGTTCCGCCTGGAGGGGTTCGACGCCGACTGGGTCCAGACCGATGCCGGCCACCGGACGGCCACCTACACCAACCTGGACCCGGGCGAGTACACCTTCCGGGTCATCGCCTGCAACAACGACGGCGTCTGGAACCCGGAGGGCGTGTCCGTCCGGGTCGTCGTCGTGCCACCCTTCTGGCGGACCACCGGCTTCCGGGTCCTGACGGCGGCCGTGCTGGTGCTGGCCGTCTTCGGGCTCTACCGCCTGCGGGTCCGCCACATCCGCCGGCGGGCGCGCGAACTGGAGGAAACCAACCGGGTCCTGAACCGGGAGGTCCTCGAGCGGCAGCGGGCGGAGGCGCAGGTCCGCAAGAGCGAGCAGCGGCTCCTGACCTTCCTGGAGACCGCCCAGGAAGGCTTCATCGAGGTGGACGAGCAGGAGATCGTCCTGGACGTGAACCCGGAGCTGTGCCGGATCATGGGCCGCCCCCGGGAGGAACTCCTGGGCCGGAGCTTCTTCGACTTCATCCGCCAGGAGGACCTGGAGAGCTTCCAGGAGGAGGTGGGGAGGCGGGCGAAGGGGAAGACGGGCTCCTACGCCCTCACGCTCATCAAGCCCGACACCACCCCCGTCCACTGCCTGGTGAACGCCTCGCCCCTCTTCGACCCGGACGGCCGCCGGCGGGGCTCCTTCGCCCTGGTCACCAACATCACGGAGATGAAGCAGGCGGAGGCCCAGCTCCGGCAGGCCCAGAAGATGGAGACCATCGGCACCCTGGCCGGCGGGCTCGCCCACGACTTCAACAACGTCCTGGGCGGCATCTCGGGGACGCTGTCGGTCATCAAGTTCAAGTACCGCGGCAAATCGTCCATCGGCGTCCAGGAACTGGAGCCGCACCTCCGGGTCATGGAGGAGGCTTCCGCACGGGCGGCGGACATGGTGAAGCGGCTGCTGACCCTGTCCCGGCAGCAGGAACTGGCCTTCGAGAGCGTGGACCTCGGCGTGTCGGTGTCCAACGTGATTACCCTCTGCGAGAACACCTTCGACAAGTCCATCGGGATCCGGTGGTCCCCGCCCGCGGAAGCGGCCCGGGTCCGGGCGGACGCCACGCAGGTGGAGCAGGTCCTCCTCAACCTCTGCGTGAACGCCTCCCACGCCATGACCCTCATGCGCCCGGAGACGGATCCGCCGGGGGGGACCCTGACGGTGTCCCTGCGGAAAATCCTCTCCGACAAGATCTTCTGCTACACCCACCCCGAGGCCGGGGAGCTGAAGGCGTTCTGGGTGGTCAGCATCAGCGACACGGGCGTGGGGATGAGTTCGAAGATCATCGCCAAGATGTTCGACCCCTTCTTCACCACCAAGCAGAAAGGGGTCGGCACGGGGCTCGGCCTGTCCACGGTCTACAGCATCGTCCAGCAGCACGGCGGCTTCATCGACGTCTACTCCGAGCCCGGCATCGGCTCCACCTTCAACGTGTACTTCCCCGTCCCGGCGGGCGAGAAGGCGGGCGGGGCGGGGGCCGGGGAGGAGGAGCCCCTCCCGCGGGGCACCGGGACCATCCTGGTGGTGGATGACGAGAAGGCCATCCGCGACGCGGCGAAGGCCTTCCTGGAGTACTGCGGGTACACGGTCCTGCTGGCCGGGGACGGCCTGGAGGCGGTGGACGTCTTCCGCGCCCGGCACGCGGAGATCCGGGTGGTCCTGCTGGACGTGGTGATGCCGCGGATGTCCGGGCGGGAGGCTTTCCTCGAGCTGCGAAAGATCCGGCCGGACGTGCGGGTCATTGTTGCCTCCGGTTTCCAGATTGACGGCCGGGTCCGGTCGCTCCTGGACCTGGGCGCGCAGGACACCATCCACAAGCCGTTTGCATTAAACGAATTAGCCCACAAGATCGCCGCCCTCGCCCCCGACTTTACCGCCGAGTAA
- a CDS encoding GxxExxY protein has translation MGVRQSASDSDGFPLKDEGYAILGAVFEVYKVMGCGFLEAVYQECLEYEFEDRGIPFEANPNLTIDFKKRRLKRKYQPDFLCFSQIVVELKAVSALIPEYRAQLHNYLKVSGMTVGYLVNFGHFPLVEYERIIRTDPEKGRQNGSTNGEP, from the coding sequence ATGGGGGTCAGGCAGAGTGCTTCCGATTCGGACGGTTTTCCTTTGAAAGACGAGGGATACGCAATCCTGGGTGCCGTGTTTGAAGTGTACAAGGTGATGGGGTGTGGTTTCCTTGAGGCTGTTTACCAGGAGTGCCTCGAGTACGAGTTCGAAGACCGGGGAATTCCCTTCGAGGCGAACCCGAACCTCACCATCGATTTCAAGAAGCGACGCTTGAAGAGGAAATATCAACCTGATTTTCTGTGTTTCAGCCAGATTGTGGTGGAACTCAAAGCGGTCTCGGCGCTGATTCCCGAGTATCGTGCCCAGCTTCACAATTACTTGAAAGTTTCCGGCATGACCGTCGGTTACCTTGTCAATTTCGGGCATTTCCCCCTTGTGGAATACGAACGCATCATCCGGACCGACCCGGAGAAGGGACGCCAAAACGGGAGCACGAACGGGGAACCGTGA
- a CDS encoding HAMP domain-containing histidine kinase, which yields MKSGIAAAHGEEIPVMHDDAPDLAGHEELFGDYAFGMDLERLSRPLVLPAALASLAAWIPFLLVDRHLFPGNDLVTALRLGLTVVGAGVLALLALPRVRENSHVLLLALFAYLNLSAGAILGLVGGDPVYLGGFSIILLILPMAPLGRKNSLWLIALSIALFAALGLCRGMRFDTPQRLYGLFNFAEATLIAVVAAVLLERARRDNFVAQQTIHLSNIQLQRVQLKLMEANRSLETTADELRRTNEELRQVNDLKSSILAVAAHDLKNPLQVVTGFSKLLRRRIKEDRKGIEQLEMIISASEKMVTLINELLDTVVIDTGRLQLVEEELLLGPLAESVVSLNRPLAARKGQTLVLEPGEGCRVRGDRLRLQQVMDNLVSNAVKFSPPGGVIFLRLCRENGEVRFEVHDRGPGLSEGDRERVFGRFQRLSARPTGGEHSTGLGLSIVKDLVELHRGSVEVESEPGQGAVFRVRIPALPAPAPPPPPNPE from the coding sequence GTGAAATCCGGGATCGCGGCCGCCCACGGGGAGGAAATCCCGGTCATGCACGACGACGCGCCCGACCTCGCGGGGCACGAGGAACTGTTCGGCGACTACGCCTTCGGGATGGACCTGGAGCGCCTGAGCCGGCCCCTGGTGCTGCCCGCCGCCCTGGCCTCCCTGGCGGCCTGGATCCCCTTCCTCCTGGTGGACCGCCATCTCTTCCCCGGCAACGACCTCGTGACCGCCCTGAGGCTCGGCCTCACCGTCGTCGGGGCCGGCGTCCTCGCCCTGCTGGCCCTCCCCCGGGTCCGCGAGAACAGCCACGTCCTCCTCCTGGCCCTCTTCGCCTACCTGAACCTCTCGGCCGGCGCCATCCTCGGGCTGGTGGGCGGCGACCCCGTGTACCTCGGCGGCTTCAGCATCATCCTGCTGATCCTCCCCATGGCGCCCCTGGGCCGCAAGAATTCCCTGTGGCTGATCGCCCTTTCCATCGCCCTCTTCGCCGCCCTTGGCCTGTGCCGGGGGATGCGCTTCGACACCCCCCAGCGGCTCTACGGGCTGTTCAACTTCGCCGAGGCGACGCTCATCGCCGTCGTGGCGGCCGTTCTCCTCGAACGGGCCCGCCGCGACAACTTCGTCGCCCAGCAGACCATCCACCTGAGCAACATCCAGCTCCAACGGGTGCAGCTGAAGCTCATGGAGGCCAACCGGAGCCTGGAGACCACGGCCGACGAGCTGCGGCGGACCAACGAGGAACTTCGGCAGGTGAACGACCTCAAGAGTTCCATCCTCGCCGTCGCCGCCCACGACCTGAAGAACCCGCTCCAGGTCGTGACCGGGTTCTCGAAACTTCTCCGGCGGCGGATCAAGGAAGACCGGAAGGGGATCGAACAGCTGGAGATGATCATCAGCGCCTCCGAGAAGATGGTGACCCTCATCAACGAGCTGCTGGACACCGTGGTCATCGACACCGGCCGCCTCCAGCTGGTGGAGGAGGAACTGCTCCTGGGGCCGCTGGCGGAGTCGGTGGTCAGCCTCAACCGGCCGCTGGCGGCGCGAAAGGGGCAGACCCTCGTGCTGGAGCCCGGGGAGGGGTGTCGCGTGCGGGGGGACCGGCTGCGCCTCCAGCAGGTCATGGACAACCTGGTGAGCAACGCCGTCAAGTTCTCGCCGCCGGGGGGGGTGATTTTCCTGCGGCTGTGCCGGGAGAACGGGGAAGTCCGCTTCGAGGTCCACGACCGGGGGCCCGGCCTGTCGGAGGGCGACCGGGAGCGGGTCTTCGGGCGATTCCAGCGCCTCAGCGCCCGGCCGACGGGCGGCGAGCACTCCACGGGCCTGGGGCTCTCCATCGTCAAGGACCTGGTGGAGCTGCACCGGGGGAGCGTGGAAGTGGAGAGCGAGCCGGGCCAGGGGGCGGTGTTCCGGGTCCGCATCCCCGCCCTCCCCGCCCCAGCACCTCCCCCCCCGCCCAATCCTGAGTGA